A single window of Archangium gephyra DNA harbors:
- a CDS encoding MFS transporter produces the protein MSPESTSATPPASNAVLLVSARFVSDVGAFLNMVALSTYIYLQSRNAIMVGIFLACRVSGGIAASLMGTVFFRRFPGRAPLVVLDFIRASAIALLLLVPSELHVPLLPFIALALGLCNSLFSIGLNSQLPRLVRKELLMRVNAWLTSVASLGMVLGSLTSGLLIALASYQAVFAVNVLTYVVAGLLILPLRSEGGVVGGRSGASTGYLDEWRQLRLGLRELPVLASMLVVTMFDTLGSAAHNVGFPVLAKLIDAEGAARVMGFLLACWATGKFTGARLASTLGRRAPQPEPLLERMFFVGVVLMSAGFILCFRQDRLALLLPFAALAGLGDGLAEVSLVSRAQRTSDSLRLPIFSLLTLLQMVGFGIGMLISAPFFEWLHPAGVVSLFHGMPLLAVAIICLRLFMAGRRPKLGVEAP, from the coding sequence TTGTCGCCTGAATCAACCAGCGCCACTCCGCCGGCCTCCAATGCCGTGCTGCTGGTGTCGGCCCGCTTCGTCTCCGACGTGGGGGCCTTCCTCAACATGGTGGCGCTGTCCACGTACATCTACCTGCAGAGCCGCAATGCCATCATGGTGGGGATATTCCTCGCCTGCCGCGTCAGCGGCGGCATTGCCGCCAGCCTGATGGGAACGGTGTTCTTCCGCCGCTTCCCCGGCCGCGCTCCGCTCGTGGTGCTCGACTTCATCCGTGCCAGCGCCATTGCCCTGTTGCTCCTGGTGCCCTCGGAACTGCACGTCCCCCTGCTGCCCTTCATCGCCCTGGCACTGGGGTTGTGTAACTCGCTGTTCTCCATTGGCCTCAACAGCCAGTTGCCCAGGCTGGTGCGCAAAGAGCTGCTCATGCGGGTGAATGCCTGGCTGACGTCCGTGGCGTCGCTGGGCATGGTGCTGGGCAGTCTGACCTCCGGTCTGCTCATCGCCCTGGCCAGCTATCAGGCCGTCTTCGCCGTCAATGTGCTGACCTACGTGGTGGCGGGCCTGCTCATCCTCCCGTTGCGCAGTGAGGGGGGCGTGGTGGGCGGCCGGAGCGGCGCGAGCACCGGCTATCTGGACGAGTGGCGGCAGCTGCGCCTGGGCCTGCGGGAGCTGCCGGTCCTGGCCTCCATGCTGGTGGTGACGATGTTCGACACCCTGGGGAGCGCCGCGCACAACGTGGGCTTCCCGGTGCTCGCCAAGCTGATTGACGCGGAGGGTGCCGCCCGGGTGATGGGCTTCCTGCTGGCCTGCTGGGCCACGGGCAAGTTCACCGGAGCCCGCCTGGCCAGTACCCTCGGCCGGCGCGCCCCTCAACCGGAGCCCTTGTTGGAGCGGATGTTCTTTGTCGGGGTGGTGCTGATGTCCGCCGGCTTCATCCTCTGTTTCCGCCAGGACCGTCTGGCGCTGCTCCTGCCCTTCGCCGCGTTGGCGGGGTTGGGCGACGGGCTGGCCGAGGTGTCGCTGGTGTCCCGCGCCCAGCGGACGAGTGACTCGCTGCGGCTGCCCATCTTCAGCCTGCTCACCCTCTTGCAGATGGTGGGGTTTGGTATTGGCATGCTGATCTCCGCGCCGTTCTTCGAGTGGCTGCACCCGGCGGGGGTGGTTTCGCTGTTCCACGGCATGCCGCTGTTGGCGGTCGCGATCATCTGCTTGCGCCTGTTCATGGCGGGGCGCCGTCCGAAGCTCGGCGTCGAAGCACCCTGA
- a CDS encoding DUF5916 domain-containing protein produces the protein MSRLAGMMAALAALAALPALAAAEGPGVGQFLQATHTTARIQADGKLDEPAWQQAPVFDAFVQTFPLANTAPSQRTQMRVLYDENNVYFGFHLQDSHPEQIIRKLGRRDQPPDSDAIQVVIDSAHDHRTGYAFKVTAGGVQADSLLFQDNKETLEWDAVWDGAAAMAPDGWTAEIIIPLRILRYPSAPVQTWGFAAQRTIARIHEESLSVFIPRDANGRVSRLGHLTGLEQLQSTRRLELTPYLATRMVMRPQFSDATLPEPRLLDPSADLGVDVKAALSSDLTLNATINPDFGQVEADQIILNLSTFEQYFPEKRPFFTQGMDLFQPVLGTDSPHQLFYSRRIGLDAPILGAAKLTGTVGKGLDVGFLDVLVAGAQRNNTDEARPDRSVRFNLTRPLHLGPDHELPATLPVPENYFVGVVRGAVGANSTVGARVSSAVPLTSLCTEAEAALPVPPPACAAQGGNAAAVDWDLHTADGTWAVQGQLEGSQVVGGPPSRTLRDGVVLERGAGGFGGYVAAGKLGGEPFRFDVNYRYASPTLDLNAVGFLRSQNQQIAGLGLHYTRPNGMAGLHRFDVDFTASQSWTTDERLLPRNGSAVLNVRGVFPGWYTLGTELGFTSLGYDVREISGTGLGFYRRPELYLALLWNTDESKSFIVNSFAAVGFNKQMDGSVKLGYGSTVSAIFRPNDWLETRLSLNVDRTVHGPRYLEPGEAEQYFFGDLRSEFASITLRQQWVVTPKLTLQAYAQLFTDFGRYGTFYEARSNGTTIRVDRDLVPTSYVGPTGFHDAALNLNLVLRWEYRLGSTLFFVYSRSQHEGPYPRGVTPPATLLPGNLLSGPANDALLVKWSYWWSV, from the coding sequence GTGTCAAGGCTCGCGGGAATGATGGCGGCGTTGGCGGCCTTGGCGGCCTTGCCCGCGCTGGCGGCGGCGGAGGGGCCTGGAGTGGGGCAGTTCCTCCAGGCCACTCACACCACGGCGCGGATCCAGGCGGATGGGAAGTTGGACGAGCCCGCCTGGCAGCAAGCGCCGGTATTCGATGCCTTCGTGCAGACCTTCCCCCTGGCCAATACCGCTCCGTCCCAGCGCACGCAGATGCGTGTCCTGTACGACGAGAACAATGTCTACTTTGGCTTCCACCTCCAGGACTCGCACCCGGAGCAGATCATCCGCAAGCTGGGGCGGAGGGATCAGCCGCCCGACTCGGACGCCATCCAGGTCGTCATCGACTCCGCGCATGACCATCGCACCGGCTACGCCTTCAAGGTGACCGCGGGCGGGGTGCAGGCGGACTCGCTCCTGTTCCAGGACAACAAGGAGACGCTGGAATGGGATGCCGTCTGGGACGGCGCCGCCGCCATGGCCCCCGACGGCTGGACGGCGGAGATCATCATCCCCTTGCGGATCCTCCGTTACCCGTCCGCCCCCGTGCAGACGTGGGGCTTCGCCGCCCAGCGCACCATCGCCCGGATCCACGAGGAGAGCCTCTCGGTCTTCATCCCGCGCGACGCCAACGGCAGGGTGTCGCGGCTGGGCCACCTCACCGGGCTGGAGCAGCTCCAGAGTACGCGGCGTCTGGAGCTCACGCCCTACCTCGCGACCCGCATGGTGATGCGGCCGCAGTTCTCGGATGCCACCCTCCCCGAGCCACGCCTGCTGGATCCCTCCGCGGATCTCGGCGTGGACGTGAAGGCCGCGCTCAGCTCGGATCTGACGCTCAACGCCACCATCAACCCGGACTTCGGACAGGTGGAGGCGGATCAGATCATCCTCAACCTCTCCACCTTCGAGCAGTACTTCCCGGAGAAGCGGCCCTTCTTCACCCAGGGGATGGATCTGTTCCAGCCCGTGCTGGGCACGGATTCGCCGCACCAGCTCTTCTACTCGAGACGGATCGGCCTGGACGCGCCCATCCTGGGAGCGGCGAAGCTGACGGGGACGGTGGGCAAGGGGCTGGACGTGGGCTTCCTGGACGTGCTCGTGGCGGGCGCGCAACGGAACAACACGGACGAGGCGCGGCCGGACCGCAGCGTCCGGTTCAATCTGACGCGGCCGCTGCATCTGGGCCCGGACCATGAGCTGCCCGCCACCCTGCCGGTGCCGGAGAATTACTTCGTGGGCGTGGTGCGCGGCGCGGTAGGCGCCAACTCCACCGTGGGGGCGCGCGTCAGCTCGGCGGTGCCCCTCACCAGCCTTTGCACCGAGGCGGAGGCCGCCCTGCCCGTCCCGCCGCCCGCGTGCGCCGCTCAAGGCGGCAACGCCGCCGCGGTGGACTGGGATCTCCACACCGCGGACGGCACCTGGGCGGTCCAGGGGCAGCTGGAGGGCTCCCAGGTGGTGGGTGGGCCTCCCTCACGAACGCTGCGAGACGGTGTCGTGCTGGAGCGAGGGGCAGGCGGCTTCGGCGGCTACGTCGCCGCCGGGAAGCTGGGCGGCGAGCCGTTCCGCTTCGACGTCAACTACCGCTACGCCTCGCCCACGTTGGATCTCAACGCGGTGGGGTTCCTCCGCAGCCAGAACCAGCAGATCGCCGGACTGGGATTGCACTACACGCGGCCCAATGGAATGGCCGGGCTCCACCGCTTCGACGTGGACTTCACCGCGTCGCAGTCCTGGACCACGGATGAGCGGCTCCTCCCGCGCAACGGGTCGGCGGTCCTCAACGTCCGCGGCGTCTTCCCGGGCTGGTACACCCTGGGCACCGAGCTGGGCTTTACCTCGCTCGGGTATGACGTGCGGGAGATCTCCGGGACGGGCCTCGGCTTCTACCGCCGGCCGGAGCTCTACCTGGCGCTCCTGTGGAACACGGACGAGAGCAAGTCCTTCATCGTGAACAGCTTCGCGGCCGTCGGCTTCAACAAGCAGATGGATGGCAGCGTGAAGCTGGGCTACGGCTCCACCGTGAGCGCCATCTTCCGGCCGAATGACTGGCTGGAGACGCGGCTGAGCCTCAACGTGGACCGCACCGTGCATGGGCCTCGCTACCTGGAGCCCGGAGAGGCGGAGCAATACTTCTTCGGAGATCTGCGCTCGGAGTTTGCCTCGATCACCCTGCGGCAGCAGTGGGTGGTCACCCCGAAGCTGACGCTCCAGGCGTACGCGCAGCTCTTCACGGATTTCGGCCGCTACGGCACCTTCTACGAGGCCCGCTCCAATGGCACGACCATCCGGGTGGACAGGGATCTGGTGCCCACCAGCTATGTGGGCCCTACCGGCTTCCACGACGCGGCGCTGAACTTGAACCTAGTGCTGCGCTGGGAGTACCGGCTGGGCTCCACCCTGTTCTTCGTCTACAGCCGCTCGCAGCACGAGGGCCCCTACCCCAGGGGCGTCACGCCGCCCGCGACACTCCTGCCGGGCAATCTCCTCTCGGGGCCAGCCAACGACGCCTTGCTCGTCAAGTGGTCCTATTGGTGGAGCGTCTGA
- the xth gene encoding exodeoxyribonuclease III, with amino-acid sequence MMRAALRRKPFLKIATFNVNGVKGRLPRLLEWLAETQPDVACLQEIKTGDATFPAKAIEDAGYRAIWHGQPSHHGVAILARGETPVEVRRGLPGDPEDVAARYLEADLHGLRIASVYLPNGNPVPSPNFDYKQRWMERLIKHTQTLMDSGVPVILAGDFNVVPTNNDIYNAGTWRFDAVLQPETREKYARLLSQGWIDATRQLHPKKRVYTFWVNEAAFRRNAGFRMDFLLLTPSLVPRLAAAEVDAEYRGREKPSDHAPVWIRLNKK; translated from the coding sequence ATGATGCGCGCTGCCTTGCGCCGGAAGCCCTTCTTGAAGATCGCCACCTTCAACGTCAATGGAGTCAAGGGCCGCCTGCCACGCCTGCTGGAGTGGCTGGCGGAGACGCAGCCCGATGTCGCCTGCCTGCAGGAGATCAAGACAGGGGATGCGACCTTCCCCGCCAAGGCGATCGAGGATGCAGGCTACCGCGCCATCTGGCACGGGCAGCCTTCGCACCATGGCGTGGCGATCCTCGCACGTGGCGAAACGCCCGTCGAAGTGCGGCGCGGCTTGCCCGGTGACCCCGAAGACGTGGCGGCGCGCTACCTCGAGGCCGACCTCCACGGCCTGCGCATCGCGTCGGTGTACCTGCCCAATGGCAACCCGGTGCCGAGCCCCAACTTCGATTACAAGCAGCGCTGGATGGAGCGGCTGATCAAACACACGCAGACGTTGATGGACTCGGGCGTCCCGGTGATCCTGGCGGGCGACTTCAACGTGGTGCCGACCAACAACGACATCTACAACGCGGGGACGTGGCGCTTCGACGCGGTGCTGCAGCCCGAGACGCGCGAGAAGTACGCGCGCCTGCTTTCGCAGGGCTGGATCGATGCCACGCGGCAGCTGCACCCGAAGAAGCGCGTGTACACCTTCTGGGTGAACGAAGCCGCGTTCCGCCGCAATGCGGGCTTCCGCATGGACTTCCTGCTGCTCACGCCCTCCCTGGTGCCGCGCCTGGCCGCGGCCGAAGTGGATGCCGAGTACCGCGGCCGCGAGAAGCCCAGCGACCACGCGCCGGTCTGGATCCGGCTGAACAAGAAGTAA
- a CDS encoding MFS transporter, with amino-acid sequence MTHPPASRTGWGDLLAEGRLSRFALICLGVWLNAVDALVTATIMPSVGTDLGGYAYFSWAVASYLVGANLAGASAGRLSELFGLRRASALAGLVCVAGCILSAAAPNIAVFLIGRVIQGMSCGWISGCSMVAIALLFPERHLARVFAAVSGVWGVATVLGPLVGGVFAEAGAWRGVFWLFAGQAALFSLAALWLLRGSDRPAGGSDVPWTQLAVLSVGVGAIAAADVIPHVGAALALVAVGITILALVLRLDARARVRLLPQQAGDLRTVVGSGYAAMFWMTAASMGFAIYGPPILQTLRGMSPLWAGYVIGVESIAWTVAALGVASASEKWDAFWVRLGAFCLVLSLVILSWSMSDGPLAWVLVGGALLGAAFGFSWSFMTRRIMAALSDEERAIGTSATNAIRQTGASAGAAISGAAANLVGVSAGLTAQSAQQAAVWVFASVIPLALVGAWAAFRLTGSATRVGRPA; translated from the coding sequence ATGACCCACCCCCCCGCTTCGAGGACTGGCTGGGGCGACCTCCTGGCCGAGGGCCGCCTGTCGCGCTTCGCGCTGATCTGCCTGGGCGTGTGGCTCAACGCCGTCGACGCTCTGGTGACGGCGACCATCATGCCAAGCGTGGGCACCGACCTGGGCGGCTATGCCTATTTCAGCTGGGCGGTGGCCAGCTATCTGGTGGGCGCGAACCTCGCCGGAGCCAGCGCTGGCCGGCTGTCGGAGCTCTTCGGCCTGCGGCGGGCCAGCGCCCTGGCGGGGTTGGTGTGTGTCGCCGGCTGCATCCTCAGCGCGGCCGCGCCGAACATCGCGGTGTTCCTGATCGGCAGGGTGATCCAGGGCATGAGCTGCGGCTGGATCTCGGGCTGCTCCATGGTGGCCATCGCCCTGCTGTTCCCCGAGCGCCACCTGGCGCGGGTGTTCGCCGCCGTCTCTGGCGTCTGGGGCGTGGCGACCGTGCTGGGGCCGCTGGTGGGCGGGGTGTTCGCCGAGGCCGGAGCGTGGCGGGGAGTCTTCTGGCTGTTCGCCGGCCAGGCGGCCCTGTTCAGTCTCGCGGCGCTCTGGCTGCTGCGGGGCTCGGACAGGCCGGCGGGCGGCTCGGACGTGCCGTGGACGCAGCTGGCGGTGCTGTCGGTGGGCGTGGGCGCGATCGCGGCGGCCGACGTCATCCCGCACGTGGGGGCGGCGCTGGCGCTCGTGGCGGTGGGAATCACCATCCTCGCCCTGGTGCTGCGGCTCGACGCGCGAGCCAGGGTGCGGCTGCTGCCGCAGCAAGCCGGCGATCTTCGCACCGTGGTGGGCTCGGGCTATGCGGCCATGTTCTGGATGACCGCCGCCTCCATGGGCTTCGCCATCTATGGTCCGCCCATCCTGCAGACGCTCAGGGGCATGTCGCCGCTCTGGGCCGGCTATGTGATTGGAGTGGAGTCCATCGCCTGGACCGTCGCGGCCCTGGGGGTTGCCTCCGCCTCCGAGAAGTGGGACGCCTTCTGGGTGCGCTTGGGCGCGTTCTGTCTGGTGCTCAGTCTGGTGATCCTCTCCTGGTCCATGTCGGACGGGCCGCTCGCCTGGGTCCTGGTTGGTGGGGCGCTGCTGGGCGCGGCGTTCGGCTTCTCCTGGAGCTTCATGACCCGGCGGATCATGGCCGCGCTGTCGGACGAGGAGCGCGCCATCGGCACCTCGGCCACCAATGCCATCCGCCAGACGGGCGCCTCGGCGGGCGCGGCCATCTCGGGCGCGGCGGCGAACCTGGTGGGCGTGTCCGCGGGCCTGACGGCCCAGAGCGCGCAGCAGGCCGCAGTGTGGGTGTTCGCCAGCGTCATTCCCTTGGCCCTGGTCGGCGCCTGGGCGGCGTTCCGGCTCACCGGCAGCGCGACGCGGGTGGGCCGGCCTGCTTGA
- a CDS encoding YARHG domain-containing protein — protein sequence MRAFALATLILAAPAFAEQPEEYVPAPAEQIPGYWKELLPCKLVEGERDSMGRIVDSSDVGSASNMATYVVCDGPAPDFDRLSLRELSILRNTIFARYGWAGFRKTWLREHFQQQPWYKPDPKFSYKRLSSVDRQNAELIAKAELSLRYVDLEQRRDTLLAKAGQTWGDAPMYEGRKRSFRSCDEELEPLTQENASTHWYWTQKIAASKDCRYHDKAHKKATPADHGLISSEELIELGLISRAMGEFALDDEQREQTASSLDSVLKVKELRKLSLRDLRLLRNTIFARKGRTFKSEVLQDHFKRMPWYTPREDYSDKLLTKTDKRNVELIRQVEEEFGGALLDKDFQVETPSEATDVPVLPTYMTV from the coding sequence ATGCGCGCTTTTGCCCTGGCCACCCTCATCCTCGCGGCGCCCGCCTTCGCGGAGCAGCCCGAGGAGTACGTCCCAGCCCCCGCCGAGCAGATCCCGGGCTATTGGAAGGAGCTCCTCCCGTGCAAGCTCGTCGAAGGCGAGCGGGACAGCATGGGGCGTATCGTGGACAGCTCGGACGTGGGCTCCGCCTCGAACATGGCGACCTACGTGGTCTGTGACGGGCCCGCCCCCGATTTCGACAGGCTGTCGTTGCGCGAGCTCTCCATCCTGCGCAACACCATCTTCGCTCGTTATGGCTGGGCCGGCTTCCGCAAGACCTGGCTGCGCGAGCACTTCCAGCAGCAGCCCTGGTACAAGCCGGACCCGAAGTTCTCCTACAAGCGGCTCTCGAGCGTCGATCGCCAGAACGCCGAGCTCATCGCCAAGGCCGAGCTGAGTCTGCGCTACGTCGACCTGGAGCAGCGGCGGGACACCCTCCTCGCCAAGGCGGGCCAGACCTGGGGCGACGCGCCCATGTACGAGGGCCGCAAGCGCTCCTTTCGGTCCTGTGACGAAGAGCTCGAGCCCCTGACCCAGGAGAACGCGAGCACTCACTGGTATTGGACCCAGAAGATCGCCGCGTCCAAGGACTGCAGGTACCACGACAAGGCCCACAAGAAGGCCACCCCGGCGGACCACGGCCTGATCAGCTCCGAGGAGCTCATCGAACTGGGGCTCATCAGCCGCGCCATGGGGGAGTTCGCCCTCGACGACGAGCAGCGCGAGCAGACGGCGAGCTCGCTGGACTCGGTGCTCAAGGTGAAGGAGCTGCGCAAGCTGTCCCTGAGGGACCTGCGGCTGCTGCGCAACACCATCTTCGCGAGGAAGGGGCGCACCTTCAAATCCGAGGTGCTCCAGGACCACTTCAAGCGCATGCCCTGGTACACGCCGAGAGAGGACTACTCCGACAAGCTCCTGACGAAGACGGACAAGCGCAACGTCGAGCTCATCCGCCAGGTGGAGGAGGAATTCGGTGGAGCCCTCCTGGACAAGGACTTCCAGGTGGAGACGCCGTCGGAGGCCACGGACGTCCCGGTCTTACCGACGTACATGACGGTCTGA
- a CDS encoding AAA family ATPase — protein sequence MLIEKVELHNFGPYKGDHEIAFAAGGAGVHLIRGDNGQGKTSLQRAILWCLYNEVLDRKGKPIRLASLLNSAARGEGSYQFSVKLHFQHEGKKWTVLRRITARSGSDSAIDKGTLTFSVVANGEPLSNAEHVIQRLLPREVSRFFFFDGEMLRDYEELLDQTTSSMEMLRNSIERVLGIPYLLIARDDLNEVQRRLENERSRLIRKLGGKDYQQVVEAFQKVSARIQEREEEIRKLQVQMNELEAELAEKKRRQSEIRAVSDLAQQRLKLDAEIKDLEKDHAHELETQQRLVSELYKTILVNTSEPIIARLEARHAKSMEKYNEKLKLTGKAEGLAKGLAAQKCQQCGHVLNAGKLRALQDELEEVKIKIKELTEVPEPNLEFEHHVNRLRHARSQRLEPQRFEEVEAKLHKLAHTRSVRQAKLKDLEEQLARVDHEEPRRLEVKIGSMKEELGRLRGRKETVEKNRLEDLEEKAELDQKLSTIDQKEIATLAERIAYAKSLAEFFQQAVDKYRDERRTQVESAASDIFLKLRSKGSFSKLKINQQFGLNIITKGGTVLDRAEWRSAGEEQVVALALIGALNQCAELDAPVFMDTPFGRLDTKHSKNILSFLPKLAKQVVLMVTDREFRAGDEHHLDGNIKTDMTIRYRDEKSGSHLFPTKSEASR from the coding sequence ATGCTGATTGAGAAGGTGGAACTCCACAACTTCGGTCCGTACAAAGGGGACCATGAGATTGCCTTCGCCGCGGGTGGCGCTGGTGTTCATCTCATCCGTGGCGACAATGGGCAGGGCAAGACCTCCCTCCAGCGTGCGATTCTCTGGTGCCTCTACAACGAGGTCCTGGATCGCAAGGGGAAGCCCATCCGCCTGGCGTCGCTTCTCAACTCCGCGGCTCGCGGCGAGGGCTCCTACCAATTCTCCGTGAAGCTGCACTTCCAACACGAGGGCAAGAAGTGGACCGTGCTCCGGCGCATCACGGCCAGGTCCGGCTCCGATAGCGCGATCGACAAGGGAACCTTGACCTTCTCCGTGGTGGCCAATGGAGAGCCCCTGTCCAACGCCGAGCATGTCATCCAGCGGCTCCTCCCCCGGGAGGTGAGCCGTTTCTTCTTCTTCGATGGTGAGATGCTCAGGGATTACGAGGAGTTGCTCGACCAGACGACCTCCTCCATGGAAATGCTCAGGAATTCCATCGAGAGAGTCCTCGGAATTCCCTATCTCCTGATCGCGCGCGACGACCTCAACGAAGTCCAGCGCCGGCTCGAGAACGAGCGCTCGCGGCTGATCCGGAAGCTGGGGGGGAAGGATTACCAGCAGGTCGTCGAGGCGTTCCAGAAGGTCAGTGCCCGGATCCAGGAGAGAGAAGAGGAGATCCGCAAACTCCAGGTGCAGATGAACGAGCTCGAGGCGGAGCTCGCGGAGAAGAAGCGGCGCCAGTCGGAGATTCGCGCCGTGAGTGACCTGGCGCAGCAGCGCCTGAAACTCGATGCGGAAATCAAGGATCTGGAGAAGGACCACGCGCATGAGCTCGAGACGCAGCAGCGCCTCGTCTCGGAGCTCTACAAGACGATTCTCGTGAACACCTCGGAGCCCATCATCGCGCGACTCGAGGCACGCCATGCGAAGAGCATGGAGAAGTACAACGAGAAGCTAAAGCTCACCGGCAAGGCAGAAGGTCTTGCCAAAGGGTTGGCCGCGCAGAAGTGCCAGCAGTGCGGCCATGTCCTCAATGCCGGCAAGCTTCGCGCGCTCCAAGACGAGCTCGAGGAGGTCAAAATCAAAATCAAGGAATTGACAGAGGTCCCCGAGCCGAACCTCGAGTTCGAGCACCATGTGAACCGTCTCCGGCACGCGCGCTCGCAGCGCCTCGAGCCGCAGCGCTTCGAGGAGGTGGAGGCGAAGCTGCACAAGCTCGCACATACACGTTCGGTCCGGCAGGCGAAGCTCAAGGATCTCGAGGAGCAACTGGCGAGGGTCGATCATGAGGAGCCCCGCAGGCTCGAGGTGAAGATTGGTAGCATGAAGGAGGAACTCGGGCGGCTCCGGGGTCGCAAGGAGACGGTGGAAAAGAACCGGCTCGAAGATCTCGAGGAGAAGGCGGAGCTGGACCAGAAACTCAGCACGATCGATCAGAAGGAGATCGCGACCCTGGCGGAGCGCATCGCCTATGCGAAGTCGTTGGCGGAGTTTTTCCAGCAGGCGGTGGATAAGTATCGGGACGAGCGGCGGACGCAGGTCGAGTCCGCTGCCTCCGACATCTTCCTGAAACTCCGTTCGAAGGGCTCTTTCTCCAAGCTCAAAATCAATCAGCAGTTTGGTTTGAACATCATCACCAAGGGAGGCACCGTCCTCGACCGTGCGGAGTGGCGCTCCGCGGGAGAGGAGCAGGTCGTCGCGCTGGCGCTCATCGGAGCGCTCAATCAATGCGCGGAGCTCGACGCCCCGGTGTTCATGGACACACCGTTCGGACGGCTCGACACCAAGCACAGCAAGAACATCCTCTCCTTCCTGCCGAAGCTGGCCAAACAGGTCGTCTTGATGGTGACGGACCGGGAGTTCCGCGCGGGAGACGAGCATCATCTCGATGGCAACATCAAGACGGACATGACCATCCGTTACCGCGACGAGAAGTCCGGCTCACATCTCTTTCCCACCAAGTCCGAGGCGAGCAGATGA